Proteins encoded in a region of the Pirellulaceae bacterium genome:
- a CDS encoding DUF1552 domain-containing protein gives MRASLSPLLWPFLDQTLFAAEAKRPPRFLFVVKSSGLTPAELVPQEWRVAKVTKGEEQGWPDRLRPSDSLIDLSLQDKRLSPSLSSLEPLKDHLTILQGLSGKMCRGGHSAWYGAMGCYLTGDEGSPGRPVYPTVDGRLAKALPAIFPHVGLTLGGKVLSGIKDSVVYPGISAIDTDRPLPYQASPSMAYQNLFGIAVRGKQAQAKQKLKTMLLDHMVGDVRRLQRDIGSADQEKLDHYLAAFEGLRDRRRELKGLEATIRKHAPTVTDKYVSDIETDRIEAHFDIAAATLISGLSNVVTVRADTLDVTYRGLGISKHVHGIGHAESVDGMTPVDARNRIRKFHVDQIARVAGKLAAVPEADGSMLDNTLIVYFSDAAEKHHGSCIEWPFVLVGGLRGKLQVPRGGRYLQFPEYGQSGHRTIASLYLSLMHAVGQAQDEFGNRDLNLSKDSQVGPLSELLLSSV, from the coding sequence ATGCGAGCTAGTTTGTCTCCACTGCTCTGGCCATTTCTGGATCAGACACTCTTTGCAGCGGAGGCGAAACGCCCACCAAGATTTCTGTTTGTGGTGAAGTCGAGTGGGTTGACGCCCGCCGAACTTGTTCCGCAGGAATGGCGTGTTGCGAAGGTCACGAAAGGCGAAGAGCAAGGTTGGCCAGATAGGTTGCGGCCTTCCGACTCGCTGATTGATCTTTCCCTGCAGGACAAACGACTTTCCCCATCGTTAAGTTCGTTGGAGCCCTTAAAAGATCATCTGACAATTCTGCAGGGATTGTCGGGCAAAATGTGCCGTGGAGGTCATTCCGCCTGGTACGGAGCGATGGGCTGTTATTTGACGGGAGATGAGGGAAGCCCTGGCCGCCCCGTCTATCCGACGGTTGATGGTCGGTTGGCGAAAGCGTTGCCAGCGATCTTTCCACACGTTGGATTGACATTAGGCGGCAAAGTTCTTTCGGGGATCAAGGATTCTGTCGTCTATCCGGGGATTTCAGCAATCGACACGGATCGCCCCCTGCCCTATCAGGCCAGCCCCTCGATGGCTTATCAGAATCTTTTTGGGATTGCTGTGCGAGGCAAACAAGCACAGGCCAAACAAAAGCTCAAGACGATGTTACTTGATCACATGGTCGGAGATGTTCGTCGCTTGCAACGCGATATTGGGAGTGCTGATCAGGAAAAACTTGATCACTACTTGGCTGCCTTCGAAGGTTTGCGGGATCGTCGTCGGGAGTTAAAAGGACTGGAGGCGACAATTCGTAAGCATGCCCCAACGGTGACTGACAAGTATGTCTCGGATATCGAAACCGATCGCATCGAAGCACATTTCGATATCGCTGCCGCGACTTTGATCTCAGGACTTTCGAATGTGGTGACGGTACGGGCTGATACACTAGATGTGACTTACCGGGGATTGGGCATTTCGAAGCACGTCCATGGCATCGGGCATGCTGAATCTGTCGATGGCATGACGCCGGTGGATGCTCGCAATCGGATTCGAAAATTTCATGTCGACCAGATTGCTCGAGTTGCAGGCAAATTGGCGGCTGTTCCCGAGGCGGATGGCTCAATGCTCGATAACACACTGATTGTCTATTTCAGTGATGCGGCGGAGAAACATCACGGTAGCTGTATCGAGTGGCCGTTTGTGCTGGTCGGCGGTCTACGTGGGAAATTGCAGGTGCCCCGCGGTGGCCGCTATTTGCAATTTCCTGAATATGGGCAGTCAGGTCACCGAACGATCGCCAGCCTTTATCTTTCATTGATGCACGCCGTCGGACAAGCCCAGGATGAATTTGGGAATCGAGATCTAAATTTAAGCAAAGATAGCCAAGTCGGTCCGCTGTCGGAGTTGTTGTTGTCGTCTGTTTAA
- a CDS encoding DUF1588 domain-containing protein: MFYRVFLAILSVCSLSWAAEESGSQQSAFVAQSFLDAHCVSCHDGDSPEAGLSLSRASGDFEKPATVQLWQRVLEQIELGAMPPRNEPRPARADQRELSRYIVEQLARVGQRSTIGFKRRSPTYGNRLDHERLFDGSETSPAYSAARLWRLGPQAYDQVVEKLGPGVRHATAIHQPFMLDETRGTIADFAAQQFADAATLQLLMMNCETIAKYQTTGIKRREQGELHIERRTPVEFQSIVDASDPVAVEQIQAAVQYEFNQLLGRSPTKQEQTEYVDLFRRSAAIAGNVEALQTTLMAMMLQPEAIYRLEIGFGDREADGRRKLSPYELAFAIAYALTDDGPDQVRIPDVADRAGQDPDHSPNLLELAEAGKLSTSDDVERVVLAFLNAKTMAVADYRMFRDDHRIGNKRVLRFFREFFGYHHAPKVFKDAKRIGNDDQFHTERLVNDADQFVMHIFDQDQDVLRELLTSNKYFVAYLGSLEKIAEDLHYIKTNVNDQGFEFNSAYVRRAEQAGRHPIPIESASVRNYVQFYNLDPLKWDYPTQQPFPLPKRQRAGILMHPAWLIAWSGNFDNDPIRRGKWIREHLLADTIPDVPITVNAVVPEDHHRTLRDRLEVTRADSCWKCHQKMNPLGLAFEGFDDFGRHRDQEMLGEMLTIFTDRHQQAKFAAADQTGELIASGDAEIDGPVESALELVERLASSRRVQQSFVRHAFRFWMGRNETFADSPTLIAAEKAYAENGGSMKSLIASLLSSDSFIYRK; this comes from the coding sequence ATGTTTTATCGCGTGTTTTTAGCGATCCTGTCCGTCTGTTCCTTGAGCTGGGCTGCGGAAGAGAGTGGATCGCAGCAGTCTGCTTTTGTCGCCCAGTCGTTCCTGGATGCGCACTGTGTCAGCTGCCATGATGGCGACTCGCCTGAGGCCGGTTTAAGCCTATCGCGCGCTTCCGGCGATTTTGAAAAACCGGCAACGGTCCAGTTGTGGCAACGGGTTCTGGAACAAATTGAACTGGGAGCGATGCCCCCTCGAAATGAGCCTCGTCCTGCTCGGGCGGATCAACGTGAACTCTCCCGATACATTGTCGAGCAATTGGCACGGGTGGGCCAGCGGTCCACGATTGGTTTTAAACGCAGGTCACCTACCTACGGGAATCGTCTGGATCACGAGCGATTGTTCGATGGTTCTGAAACCAGTCCGGCCTATTCCGCCGCGCGACTTTGGCGCCTGGGGCCGCAAGCTTACGACCAAGTTGTTGAAAAACTTGGGCCTGGTGTCAGGCATGCCACCGCGATTCATCAGCCGTTTATGCTAGACGAGACACGCGGGACGATTGCAGACTTTGCTGCACAGCAGTTTGCCGATGCGGCTACGTTGCAATTGCTGATGATGAATTGTGAAACGATAGCGAAGTATCAGACGACGGGTATCAAGCGGCGAGAGCAGGGTGAGCTTCACATTGAACGGCGCACACCGGTGGAGTTTCAGTCAATTGTCGACGCATCGGATCCCGTTGCTGTCGAGCAAATCCAAGCAGCCGTTCAATACGAGTTCAATCAACTGTTGGGCCGCTCCCCCACGAAGCAGGAGCAAACGGAATACGTTGATCTGTTTCGCAGATCGGCAGCCATTGCAGGCAACGTGGAAGCGCTGCAGACGACACTGATGGCAATGATGCTCCAGCCCGAAGCGATCTATCGTCTTGAGATCGGCTTCGGAGATCGCGAGGCGGATGGCCGACGAAAGCTGTCACCGTACGAACTTGCCTTCGCCATCGCCTATGCGCTTACGGATGACGGACCCGATCAAGTTCGGATTCCCGACGTCGCCGATCGTGCTGGTCAGGATCCAGATCATTCCCCTAACCTACTCGAGTTGGCCGAGGCAGGGAAATTGTCAACGTCCGATGACGTTGAACGCGTGGTCTTGGCTTTCTTGAATGCCAAGACGATGGCGGTCGCTGATTATCGTATGTTTCGAGACGATCATCGCATCGGCAATAAACGCGTATTGAGATTCTTTCGAGAGTTCTTTGGTTATCACCATGCCCCAAAAGTATTTAAAGACGCAAAGCGAATTGGTAATGATGACCAATTCCATACCGAGCGACTCGTCAATGACGCCGATCAATTTGTGATGCATATCTTTGATCAGGATCAGGATGTCTTGCGAGAATTGCTAACTTCCAACAAATATTTTGTTGCCTATCTGGGGTCGTTGGAAAAAATCGCCGAGGATCTCCACTACATTAAGACAAATGTGAATGATCAAGGTTTCGAATTCAATTCAGCCTATGTCCGTCGCGCTGAGCAGGCTGGTAGGCATCCAATCCCGATTGAAAGTGCGTCCGTTAGAAACTACGTGCAGTTCTATAATTTAGACCCTCTAAAATGGGACTATCCAACGCAACAACCGTTTCCGCTGCCGAAACGTCAGCGGGCAGGCATTTTGATGCATCCGGCGTGGTTAATTGCGTGGTCAGGAAATTTTGATAATGACCCCATTCGTCGAGGTAAGTGGATTCGTGAGCATTTGCTGGCAGATACCATTCCCGATGTGCCGATTACGGTAAATGCGGTCGTGCCCGAGGATCATCACCGTACCTTGCGCGATCGACTGGAGGTGACACGAGCAGATTCCTGTTGGAAATGCCATCAAAAGATGAATCCGTTGGGACTTGCCTTCGAAGGATTCGATGATTTTGGCCGTCATCGCGACCAGGAAATGTTGGGCGAAATGTTGACGATTTTCACAGACCGTCATCAGCAGGCGAAGTTTGCTGCGGCGGATCAAACCGGTGAGCTGATTGCCAGTGGTGATGCCGAAATTGACGGTCCGGTGGAATCGGCGCTGGAGCTTGTTGAGCGTCTTGCCAGTTCCCGACGTGTGCAACAATCATTTGTCCGACATGCGTTTCGCTTCTGGATGGGGCGGAACGAGACATTTGCTGATTCCCCAACGCTGATCGCCGCCGAAAAGGCGTATGCAGAAAATGGTGGCAGCATGAAGTCACTGATCGCATCGCTCCTGTCGTCTGATTCCTTTATCTACCGAAAGTAA
- a CDS encoding acetylxylan esterase, translating to MMISTKTLLQIGLAASVLRLLAVDLRADDWVPPKSLDELPVRLELPDLFKFPEDHRKITAENWEQRRAQLAAIVQHYQYGQMPPRPDSITVERLKKRQLEQVEASEELMTLVIGSKHQLRMRIAVYVPQRSGRLPVLIREEAALGHLEEVPRLMRHGCLYVEYARDDLDPDQPDVVGAAQQAYPKYDWATIAVWAWAGMRVVDYLESRDDVDERRIGIVGHSRGGKAALLAGALDPRFTLVAANGSGAGGAGSFWVQGKGCETLEQITDPNRFAYWFHPRLRWFVGQENRLPFDQHFLKALVAPRALICTEARNDYWANPRGTRMTSRAAAEAFRLLGAEAKNGLHFRDGDHDLLAADWNAILAFADWHWWGKEPDDPSCFQP from the coding sequence ATGATGATCTCGACGAAAACCTTGCTGCAAATTGGTCTGGCCGCCAGCGTACTGCGTTTGCTGGCGGTTGATTTACGAGCTGACGACTGGGTGCCTCCAAAGTCGCTTGATGAATTACCCGTACGCTTAGAATTACCCGATTTGTTTAAATTTCCAGAGGATCATCGGAAGATCACGGCTGAGAACTGGGAGCAGCGGAGGGCTCAGCTTGCGGCGATTGTGCAGCATTATCAATATGGTCAGATGCCACCTCGTCCTGACAGCATTACCGTTGAGCGCTTGAAGAAACGTCAGCTGGAGCAGGTGGAAGCGAGCGAAGAGCTGATGACATTGGTTATTGGTTCAAAGCATCAGCTACGAATGCGGATCGCTGTCTACGTACCGCAGCGATCCGGGCGATTGCCAGTGTTGATTCGAGAAGAAGCCGCCTTAGGCCATTTAGAGGAAGTTCCACGTTTAATGCGGCACGGCTGCTTATATGTTGAATATGCAAGAGATGATTTGGATCCGGATCAGCCGGATGTAGTGGGAGCTGCCCAGCAGGCCTATCCCAAATATGACTGGGCCACGATCGCCGTGTGGGCTTGGGCAGGTATGCGGGTTGTTGATTATTTAGAGTCGCGTGATGATGTCGATGAGCGGCGAATCGGAATCGTTGGCCATTCTCGTGGTGGAAAGGCTGCCTTGTTGGCGGGGGCTTTGGATCCACGTTTCACTCTCGTGGCTGCCAATGGATCAGGCGCAGGCGGCGCTGGAAGTTTTTGGGTTCAAGGTAAGGGGTGTGAGACCCTCGAACAGATTACGGATCCAAATCGATTCGCGTATTGGTTTCACCCCAGATTGCGCTGGTTTGTTGGGCAGGAAAATCGGTTGCCGTTTGATCAGCATTTTCTGAAGGCACTTGTGGCACCGCGAGCGCTGATTTGTACCGAAGCTCGGAATGATTATTGGGCCAATCCGAGAGGGACCCGAATGACGAGTCGAGCGGCTGCTGAGGCCTTTCGACTGTTAGGCGCTGAAGCAAAAAATGGTTTGCATTTTCGTGACGGTGACCATGACCTGTTGGCCGCCGACTGGAATGCCATTCTCGCCTTCGCAGATTGGCATTGGTGGGGAAAAGAGCCGGATGATCCAAGTTGTTTTCAGCCGTGA
- the fae gene encoding formaldehyde-activating enzyme, which produces MSDRIVMRTGESLVGGGPPFTAAEPEVVIGELDGPVGTAIATLTGDQSAGHSKVFAILNTDIQVRPVTLMVSKVTVKSTAYTNILMGTVQAAIANGVLDAVRAGDIPKEKANDLGIVCSVWLNPGAATDKDLDHKALFEIHRKATAQAIHKAMCNEPSIDWLLEHQEEITHKYYQKGLDGTL; this is translated from the coding sequence ATGAGCGACCGTATTGTGATGCGAACGGGTGAAAGCCTGGTTGGCGGAGGACCTCCGTTTACGGCAGCCGAACCCGAAGTCGTCATCGGAGAACTTGACGGACCTGTGGGTACAGCTATCGCAACACTAACCGGCGACCAATCTGCAGGACACTCCAAAGTCTTTGCCATCCTGAACACAGATATCCAGGTTCGACCGGTGACTTTGATGGTCAGTAAGGTCACGGTCAAGAGTACTGCCTACACGAATATTTTGATGGGAACCGTGCAAGCAGCCATTGCCAACGGCGTTCTCGACGCTGTGCGAGCCGGTGATATTCCGAAGGAAAAGGCAAATGACCTTGGCATCGTTTGCTCGGTCTGGCTCAACCCGGGAGCAGCTACGGACAAAGATCTCGATCACAAGGCCTTGTTTGAGATCCACCGTAAGGCAACGGCACAGGCGATTCACAAAGCGATGTGCAACGAACCTTCGATTGATTGGCTGTTGGAGCATCAGGAAGAAATCACGCACAAGTACTACCAAAAAGGTCTGGATGGGACCCTCTAG